GGTCCACGGCGCAGCAATCCGACGGCGTGCGCGGGCTGCCGTTGTTGACCCaactggaggaggaggaggagccctCTCGACTCGCCCGAGTCTGCACTTGGACTGATGCGGCATCGCCTGACGACAAGACGGGACAAGAGTGGCTGTCATgtcttctccccccctcctccttcgtctCGCGAGAACCGTGACCAAAAGGTCGTCCCACACGGCGTGGGAAATTGGGGGATACGGGGATCCGGCGCCTGCGGTGTGTATGGGGACTGTGGTGTGCTAGGAAATTCCTTCATTTTGTACGTGTTTGCGAACCAAGTTTTTACAACCTTTTACTTCTCTTGTTATATCCCATCTTATCATGGAAAAATCGGCGGGAAATAGGGCTCCCCCGCCAGCGCATTTTGCTTTCTGCTCGGGCTCATTTCCTCTGCCtcgaggaggggagagagaggtagGGGTCGCGCGTCGTTTCGGACCTGATCAACAGCGAGGGGGGTTcggttggggggggggggggggggggggggagggattATGGACCCCAAGATCCGCCCGTGAATTATGAGGGGAAATGCCTCATTTCCGTCTTGGCGAGGGATCGAATTCGCTTTGCCCGACATGGGAGATTGTCGACTCTCGGCGCCAACGGCTCAACGCGTAAACGCCTGACGATGTGACGTGAAGGTGACGGGGAAATCAAGCACGCTTTACATAGTACGGCCCAACCAGAAGATCCAATCGCTGGGGTTCCTTCAGTCGCCGCATTATTATCCGCAAATATTCTTCTTCCCCAGGAGCTTGGGGGAGCCAACTAGACGCATCTTACGCGCCAAgcactcctcctcctcctcttcttcctcctcagcTGTCAAGTTCAGCTcagccggcggcgtcaagcCTAATCTGGACTGCATGGCGCTTCCTGCAGGAGAAGGCAAACACACCGGACACATGACTTTCATTTTCGCGACAATGTCAGCACTGCCAGAGGCACAGCACATCGTCATCTCGCAAAGTCCTGATGGCGCGGAAAAGCGTGTTCCTGCAGATGTGGACCGATCAAGCTCATGGCCGGGGCCACTCCGTCCACGTGTGAGCACCGAGACCAACATTTAGGCCAATCCGCATTGATTACCACGAGAgagatgatgatggcaaCATGAGTGAGATTGGTCTCATTCGTAGGGCGGAGGCTAAGACTGTCTGTCTCGCTAGTAAGACAGGGATCGGGTTCACTGCATCGCCGTGGAACCGAGAGACATGACGCTCTTTTGGCTATACAGTACGGTAATGACTCTCGGAGAGCATCCAGAAAGATTCTTCACTTTGTTCGAAGCATACATCCATGCTGCCATCACCCTATTTTTGTCCcgtttcttcttcgtttttgcttcttcttttcttacTTTCTCTATTCCGTTCAACCAAAGTAACAATCCTGGCGTGATGGATACAAGAGCGAATTGAGCCCCTTGAAGGGAAGATTGAATTCGATATATCTATACTTTTGTCACATTCTCGATTGATTTCCAGTCTGTTACGAGTCGATACGAAACGCCGCAGCCAATCCATCATAGAAATCACACACTCACCTCAGTCTGGGCTGTTGTTGCGCGAATCCCGTCGCAGCCATCATCCGCCTTTCTCCTCAAACAATTTGCTtcccagccccccccccccccctccctctcccagtCTCTCAGTCCACGCCTCAGGACTTGCGCGTGACAAGCTCTGCTATCCCAGAACGAGCCCTCTGACCCCCCCGCTGTCGCTTCGGATGGTGGCCCTCGGGCGCGATGTACGTCGTCACCTGCAACCTCCCGCCCTTGACCATCATCGAAAGCCACATGTGCGCCCCGCGCGACTCCTCCAGCCCCCGGTGCGAGATGATCTGCCGCAGCGAGTCCCAGTAGGCGTCTACGTACTGCCCGCGCCCGTGGCCCGTCATCCACGCCGTGATAGCCGACGCGatcgcctcgtcgtcggcgccgtagTGGCACACGGGGATGTAGAACTTGATGTCCGGCACCCCCTCGTTACGGCCGAGCCCGATGTCGAAGTAGTACACGAACGTGCCCCACAGCCCCGCcgtgtcgacgccgtccgtcGCCGCGTTGtacgccggcgccctcggcagGTCCCTGTCGCGCGGGAAGTCGGCCGGCAGGGCGCAGACGGCCCGCATGAGGTCCCAGACGCCGTCCAGcatgccctcctcgacggcgatcCTGCCGCCCATGGTGAGGGCGGTGCGGACGCTCTCGAACGAGGTGCGCGACTCGACGCAGTACAGCTTGAGGCGCGCGTCGGCCGGCCGGACGTTGTCGATGCCGAGCCACAGCGGCGTCAGCGTCAGCCCGAGCTTGGGGGCGtcgtccttgacgaacgAGAAGACGGTGGCCATGCTGGGGCTCCCTGGGACGGccgtggcgatggcgtcctccCAGACGGCCATCGGCGTGATCCCGACGTGGCCGAGCTTGCGCGGGAAGAAGTAGGCCTTGGGGAGGATGTCGTGGCCCAGGAACTCGAAGCCGAGGCAGACGTTGGTCATGACGGGTCGCTCGTTGGTCTCGAGGTACTTGTGGTGCGCGGCGTCGTAGAACTTGGCGACGAAGTGGTTGAACAGGCTCATGTCGAGCGAGGGGACCTGTGGTGTCATGGAGTA
This genomic interval from Colletotrichum higginsianum IMI 349063 chromosome 9, whole genome shotgun sequence contains the following:
- a CDS encoding Dimethylallyl tryptophan synthase 1; the encoded protein is MMEATSTDQFPLWDSPFRGKTKSWMYKGAGATESKSKSTSKPEHDGTLVFPSVSKWLPPRDEHSDYWWNMAGPHFATLFRNAGYSLEEQYEALLFVYHQVIPRLGAAPGSSDSAAAAAAGGDSGLSLDNTHIEYSWRWNEADTKPEIRMVMEPFSRFAGTYLDPLNLRPATEMLYSMTPQVPSLDMSLFNHFVAKFYDAAHHKYLETNERPVMTNVCLGFEFLGHDILPKAYFFPRKLGHVGITPMAVWEDAIATAVPGSPSMATVFSFVKDDAPKLGLTLTPLWLGIDNVRPADARLKLYCVESRTSFESVRTALTMGGRIAVEEGMLDGVWDLMRAVCALPADFPRDRDLPRAPAYNAATDGVDTAGLWGTFVYYFDIGLGRNEGVPDIKFYIPVCHYGADDEAIASAITAWMTGHGRGQYVDAYWDSLRQIISHRGLEESRGAHMWLSMMVKGGRLQVTTYIAPEGHHPKRQRGGQRARSGIAELVTRKS